Proteins from a genomic interval of Sander vitreus isolate 19-12246 chromosome 6, sanVit1, whole genome shotgun sequence:
- the LOC144519091 gene encoding gamma-aminobutyric acid type B receptor subunit 2-like, producing MHWPGRAESFRLLLVCWLVVGPVPVPVLAQLRHPVPVLWMMPGNQSAGVALAVRLALQDLKRQAPPLGDYEIQLQLLDSQCDPAESLRALFDAMWAGPKYLMLFGGVCPSVTALIARSLPALNLLQVSFAASSPSLSNRKWYGNLFSTLPSDRALNQAAVKLLQRYKWTRVGVVTQDGPRLSEMKKDLLRQLLKADVDVVSTQSLSGDVCSSLRRLKESDVRIILVQFDEDSASEVFCCAYRLNMFGARYQWVVVDGGAAGWSLGRQVPGCTADSLQTAAGGSIRLQTRRLSNTNTPGVSGRTLQDYEDSYLRQLTQDGSKVSSSLHSFAYDAIWVAARALSQALEAAKHIEKYGSQRNGSVGEEEVQKTLLDAVKQTQFQGVTGPVFFRNGERMTSIELIQFQGSSGVLVGDFSTSTQQLRLMNQLLKFKGPGPARDRAVVLPQRQRVGLLMHATVSSAAAVTIVITLTVLFFTAVYRKHWLLRASGASWDVLLLLGVLLSSSSVLIAGLDGASQSDRTFEVLCSVRLWTLSVGHTVGFAVLFTKTWRLYSLCRLKQTQKQRASCVVLWIFLLDVFVLTTWQILDPLRRVVLQHGLQSESADQDVVLRPYSELCSCTNMELWLTAVYGYRAALLGLGCFVAWSVRTVPAAHPAVSGKHLALSVFAVTAFSVSGAAASLLTSHNPPLQFCLTSVLILCCDVFTLGILFGPKLLYVCANGSELPDDVADGEEEARERLSRLNQQLKSRTAQLDVEIETITMQLCDASDPAVHATRGSNNAGGVRSVTWTHAAQVCSDRNSETKPSRPDSINSPERVRRRVSVQLPILHHSYLPAVGGISASSSSLFSSRDAFAHSDDNFLLT from the exons ATGCATTGGCCTGGCCGGGCGGAGTCCTTCCGGCTGCTGCTGGTCTGCTGGCTGGTTGTCGGGCCGGTGCCGGTGCCGGTGCTGGCTCAGCTCCGCCACCCTGTGCCGGTGCTGTGGATGATGCCCGGGAACCAGAGCGCTGGCGTGGCCCTGGCTGTCCGGCTCGCTCTGCAGGACCTGAAGAGACAAGCGCCGCCGTTGGGGGACTATGAGATCCAGCTCCAGCTGCTGGACTCGCAG TGCGACCCTGCCGAGTCCCTCAGAGCGCTGTTCGACGCCATGTGGGCGGGGCCAAAGTATCTGATGCTGTTTGGAGGCGTGTGTCCGTCTGTAACGGCGCTCATTGCTCGCTCTCTGCCGGCTCTCAACCTGCTGCAG GTATCTTTTGCGGCCTCGTCCCCGAGCCTGTCCAACAGGAAGTGGTACGGGAACCTGTTCAGCACGCTGCCGTCGGACCGAGCCCTGAACCAGGCCGCGGTGAAGCTGCTGCAGCGCTACAAGTGGACCAGAGTCGGTGTTGTTACGCAGGACGGACCCCGCCTCTCTGAG atgaagAAGGATCTGCTGAGACAGCTGCTGAAGGCAGATGTTGACGTCGTCTCCACACAGAGTCTCTCTGGAGACGTCTGCAGCAGCCTGAGGAGGCTGAAG gAAAGTGACGTTCGGATCATCCTGGTTCAGTTTGACGAGGATTCTGCCTCTGAGGTTTTCTGCTGT gccTACAGGCTGAACATGTTTGGAGCGCGGTACCAGTGGGTGGTTGTGGACGGAGGAGCAGCTGGATGGAGTCTGGGGCGGCAGGTTCCCGGCTGCACAGCCGACAGTCTGCAGACGGCGGCAGGCGGATCCATCCGGCTGCAGACGAGACggctcagcaacaccaacacACCGGGAGTCTCCGGACGG ACTCTTCAGGACTATGAGGACTCGTACCTCCGCCAGCTGACCCAGGAcgggtcaaaggtcagcagCTCCCTCCATAGCTTCGCCTACGACGCCATCTGGGTCGCCGCCAGAGCTCTGAGTCAAGCGCTAGAGGCGGCGAAGCACATAGAGAAGTACGGCAGCCAGAGAAACGGCAGCGTCGGGGAGGAGGAAGTTCAAAAGACGCTGCTGGACGCCGTGAAACAGACGCAGTTTCAAGGAGTCACA GGTCCAGTTTTCTTTCGAAACGGGGAGAGGATGACGTCCATCGAGCTGATCCAGTTCCAAG GCAGCAGTGGTGTGTTGGTGGGAGACTTCAGTACCTCCACCCAGCAGCTCCGTCTGATGAACCAGCTGCTGAAGTTTAAAG GTCCCGGACCAGCCAGAGACCGCGCCGTGGTGCTCCCCCAGCGGCAGCGTGTCGGCCTCCTCATGCACGCCACCGTGTCCTCCGCTGCAGCTGTGACCATCGTCATCACTCTGACCGTCCTCTTTTTCACCGCCGTCTACCGGAAACACTG gctgCTGAGGGCGAGCGGTGCATCCTGGGACGTCCTGCTACTGCTGGGCGTCCTGCTGTCCTCCTCCTCAGTCCTGATCGCCGGTCTGGACGGAGCCTCGCAGTCCGACCGCACGTTTGAAGTCCTCTGCTCA GTTCGTCTGTGGACTCTCTCTGTGGGACACACTGTGGGCTTCGCTGTGCTCTTCACCAAAACATGGAGGCTTTATTCACTCTGCAGACTCAAACAGACTCAG AAGCAGAGAGCCAGCTGTGTGGTGCTCTGGATCTTCCTGTtggatgtgtttgttttgaccACCTGGCAGATCCTGGACCCTCTCAGACGGGTGGTGCTGCAGCATGGCTTACAG AGTGAGTCAGCTGATCAGGACGTCGTCCTCCGGCCGTACTCTGAGCTCTGCAGCTGCACCAACATGGAGCTGTGGCTCACTGCCGTCTACGGATACAGAGCTGCTCTACTg GGTCTGGGGTGTTTCGTGGCGTGGAGCGTCCGGACTGTGCCGGCGGCTCATCCTGCCGTCAGCGGTAAACACCTGGCGCTGAGTGTGTTCGCTGTGACGGCGTTCAGTGTGTCGGGAGCAGCGGCGTCGCTGCTGACGTCCCACAATCCTCCTCTTCAGTTCTGTCTGACCAGCGTCCTCATCCTCTGCTGTGACGTCTTCACCCTGGGCATCCTGTTCGGACCTAAG ctcttgtatgtgtgtgcgaaCGGCAGCGAGCTGCCGGATGACGTTGCAGACGGAGAAGAGGAAGCGAGGGAGCGGCTGAGCCGGTTAAACCAGCAGCTGAAGAGTCGAACTGCTCAG CTGGATGTAGAAATAGAAACCATCACCATGCAGCTCTGTGACGCGTCTGATCCAGCTGTTCACGCGACGAGAGGAAGTAACAATG CAGGTGGAGTCAGATCTGTGACGTGGACTCATGCAGCTCAGGTCTGTTCTGACAGAAACTCAGAGACCAAACCTTCAAGACCAGACAGCATCAACTCTCCTGAACG CGTTCGGCGCCGTGTGTCCGTGCAGCTGCCGATCCTCCATCATTCCTACCTGCCGGCCGTCGGCGGCATCAGCGCCA